From the genome of bacterium, one region includes:
- a CDS encoding protein kinase: protein MSQVLFKGQQLGKYEILDSLGTGGFAAVYLAKDQWINKLVALKVPHYQNHDLEHLLKEPRMLARLNHPNIVGVHAAEKASELFFVVMEYVEGESLEDTLEREKTLPYKLACRYSLQICDALDYAHSQQVLHRDLRPANILVSRNGVLKVGDFGVAALLEKIPYAKTIIGTPPYMSPEHFQGKATYASDVYSMGIILYEMLTGMLPYFDVNPAKLEQLIQEGKCAAPRVVNKEIPRDLNNLVLRAMAKDVENRFLSCRDLAQALHFFLGTAPEKRELNEMKDRIRARVTTPSARCWNCNLPMPRYTKVCPKCNQAQ from the coding sequence ATGAGTCAGGTATTGTTTAAAGGTCAGCAGCTCGGAAAGTATGAGATTCTTGATTCCCTGGGAACCGGCGGTTTTGCCGCCGTCTACCTTGCAAAGGATCAATGGATCAACAAACTTGTCGCGCTGAAAGTTCCTCACTATCAGAATCACGATCTGGAACATCTCTTGAAGGAACCGCGCATGCTGGCTAGATTGAACCATCCCAATATTGTGGGTGTCCATGCTGCGGAAAAAGCGAGTGAGCTGTTTTTCGTGGTCATGGAATATGTGGAGGGGGAGTCGCTCGAAGACACGCTGGAAAGGGAAAAGACACTCCCTTACAAGCTTGCGTGCAGGTATTCGCTGCAGATCTGCGATGCTCTCGATTACGCCCATTCGCAGCAGGTGCTTCATCGCGATTTGCGGCCAGCGAATATTCTCGTTTCCAGAAATGGTGTATTGAAGGTGGGCGATTTTGGAGTCGCTGCCTTGTTGGAAAAAATACCTTACGCCAAAACAATCATCGGCACGCCACCTTATATGTCACCGGAGCATTTTCAAGGAAAGGCGACTTACGCGAGTGATGTCTATTCCATGGGAATCATCCTTTACGAAATGCTTACGGGGATGCTGCCTTACTTCGATGTGAATCCGGCGAAGCTGGAGCAGTTGATTCAGGAAGGAAAATGCGCGGCTCCGCGTGTGGTCAACAAAGAGATTCCACGCGATCTGAATAACCTGGTACTTCGGGCGATGGCGAAGGATGTGGAAAATCGATTCCTATCTTGCCGTGATCTTGCACAGGCGCTACACTTTTTTCTCGGAACTGCGCCGGAGAAGCGCGAGCTCAATGAAATGAAGGACCGCATTCGCGCGCGCGTCACCACTCCTTCCGCTCGTTGCTGGAATTGCAATTTGCCGATGCCCCGCTATACAAAAGTTTGTCCAAAATGCAATCAAGCACAGTAA
- a CDS encoding CDP-alcohol phosphatidyltransferase family protein gives MASGVIEPFTGWILNKIASFLAFFRLTPNVLTISGVFLNAIVAVVILEGRFFVAGWLYLAVSMTDLLDGILARQKNMTSRFGGFLDSVMDRFGDAAIFTGLLLHYTIVHNIPCVLITVAALCGAMITSYTRARAEVMIPKCKVGFMERPERVFLLAIGLVFNRVPICLLLMAISSLITIIDRIVYTRKALKDDAGRSS, from the coding sequence ATGGCAAGCGGGGTGATTGAGCCCTTCACGGGCTGGATCCTCAATAAAATTGCCTCCTTTCTCGCTTTTTTTCGTTTAACCCCGAATGTTCTTACGATCTCTGGTGTATTCCTGAATGCGATTGTCGCTGTGGTGATTCTCGAAGGTCGGTTCTTCGTGGCCGGATGGTTGTATTTAGCCGTCAGCATGACAGACCTTCTCGATGGAATTCTCGCGCGCCAGAAGAACATGACGAGCAGGTTTGGCGGCTTTCTGGATTCGGTAATGGACCGTTTTGGTGACGCGGCGATTTTCACCGGCCTCCTGCTCCACTATACGATCGTTCACAATATCCCCTGTGTGCTGATTACAGTGGCGGCGCTCTGCGGAGCAATGATCACCAGTTATACTCGGGCGCGCGCGGAGGTTATGATCCCGAAATGCAAGGTGGGTTTCATGGAAAGGCCGGAGCGCGTGTTCTTGCTGGCGATAGGTCTGGTTTTCAATCGTGTCCCGATCTGCTTGCTCTTGATGGCAATCTCATCTTTGATTACGATAATCGATCGGATTGTGTACACCAGAAAGGCACTGAAGGACGATGCGGGGCGCAGTTCATGA
- the coaE gene encoding dephospho-CoA kinase (Dephospho-CoA kinase (CoaE) performs the final step in coenzyme A biosynthesis.): MLVVGLTGGMCTGKSTVASMFAELGCLIIDADQVARKLVEPDAPAWRRIVKVFGKEFLNKDKTLDRKKLGDIIFADAGKRKLLNSILHPLIMKEEERLVKQAASEGNHKIAIVSAALMIEAGTHKRFQKIIVVLCNKEIQIERIMKREKVTRKEALQRWSAQLSSQEKKKYANYVINTSGPFTQTRKQVVQVYEKLRRLAEGKRNAH; the protein is encoded by the coding sequence ATGCTGGTAGTTGGCCTGACGGGTGGGATGTGCACCGGGAAATCCACAGTTGCAAGCATGTTTGCAGAACTGGGATGTCTGATCATCGATGCGGACCAGGTAGCAAGAAAACTGGTGGAGCCGGATGCTCCTGCATGGCGTCGCATTGTAAAAGTATTCGGCAAAGAGTTTTTAAACAAGGATAAAACGCTCGACCGCAAAAAGCTTGGCGACATCATTTTTGCGGATGCAGGAAAAAGAAAACTTCTGAATTCCATCCTGCATCCACTGATCATGAAAGAGGAAGAGAGACTCGTGAAACAAGCTGCATCGGAAGGGAATCACAAAATTGCCATCGTATCTGCGGCTTTGATGATTGAGGCCGGCACGCACAAACGCTTTCAAAAAATCATTGTGGTTCTCTGCAATAAGGAAATTCAAATCGAACGGATCATGAAGAGGGAGAAAGTTACGAGGAAAGAGGCGCTTCAAAGATGGTCCGCGCAACTTTCGAGTCAGGAAAAGAAGAAATACGCGAATTATGTGATCAACACTTCCGGACCTTTTACGCAGACTCGAAAACAGGTTGTGCAAGTTTATGAAAAACTTAGAAGATTGGCCGAAGGAAAGCGAAATGCACACTAA
- the folD gene encoding bifunctional methylenetetrahydrofolate dehydrogenase/methenyltetrahydrofolate cyclohydrolase FolD, protein MAGIIDGKRLADSIRQEIAASVNEFYKTYGERPCLAAVLVGEDPASQVYVRNKVRACEQIGIRSESYHLSAGATEAELLDRIEHLNSSNNVDGILLQLPLPASISKMKALDTISPAKDVDGLHPINVGLLVQGRAELIACTPSGVIEALRRSQVSMTGKSAVVVGRSDLVGKPLALLLMQENATVTVCHSRTQNLQHVVSSGDIVIAAMGKPAFLGPDFIKEGAIVVDVGTTVLKEESEVSRIFGTSSRKWEDFQQGKTVLAGDVHPAAYERASMYTPVPGGVGPLTITMLLKNTLRAAQLRRR, encoded by the coding sequence ATGGCCGGGATCATCGACGGGAAGCGCCTGGCAGATTCGATCCGCCAGGAGATTGCGGCGTCGGTGAATGAGTTCTATAAAACCTATGGAGAACGGCCCTGTCTGGCCGCTGTTCTTGTGGGAGAAGATCCGGCATCCCAGGTATACGTTCGAAACAAAGTTCGCGCGTGCGAACAGATCGGAATCCGGTCGGAGAGCTACCATCTTTCTGCCGGCGCCACAGAGGCCGAGCTGCTCGACCGCATTGAGCATCTCAATTCCTCTAATAATGTAGATGGAATTTTGTTGCAATTACCTCTGCCCGCTTCTATCAGCAAAATGAAAGCGCTGGACACAATTTCTCCCGCTAAAGACGTGGATGGACTCCATCCAATCAACGTGGGACTGCTGGTTCAAGGGCGGGCTGAGTTGATCGCCTGCACACCCTCCGGAGTAATTGAAGCTCTCAGGCGTTCGCAGGTTTCGATGACCGGTAAAAGCGCCGTGGTTGTGGGGCGAAGCGATCTTGTAGGGAAACCGCTCGCGCTTCTCCTGATGCAGGAAAATGCAACGGTGACGGTTTGCCATTCGCGAACGCAGAATCTGCAGCATGTGGTTTCCAGCGGGGACATTGTGATTGCTGCAATGGGGAAGCCCGCTTTTCTCGGCCCCGATTTTATCAAGGAAGGCGCGATTGTCGTTGATGTGGGAACGACCGTGCTGAAAGAGGAATCGGAAGTGAGCAGGATATTCGGGACTTCGAGCAGGAAATGGGAAGATTTCCAGCAGGGAAAAACAGTGCTCGCAGGAGATGTTCATCCCGCTGCATATGAACGCGCTTCGATGTATACTCCAGTTCCGGGCGGTGTCGGTCCTTTAACAATCACCATGCTTTTGAAAAATACTCTTCGCGCCGCTCAGCTGCGACGTCGATAA
- the secF gene encoding protein translocase subunit SecF, with protein MEIFHDTKIDFLKYRTPAMLVSLVIILAGVFMIWKNGIRYGVDFSGGTAIHLKFRTVVPLDSIRNTLKGNGFPDSGVQAFNDPTQVMVRLPQTRVTEEETEELAERVATLLSANALKTLAPQGKRDLNSATPNDINGYLQLKDPWKVGDPAKYKGEVTKIRQMRDANAGLLPSFEQMRGIDAKVLASLKESFYVGDLAILSNEYVGPQVGAELREQAKLAIAWSLAGLLIYVWFRFEFLWGLSAIACLAHDVLITLAFFAFSGREISLTVVAAFLTIVGFSLNDTIVIYDRVRDNLKSMRTQPLENVINLSLNQMLNRTILTNGTVTIVTIVLFLFGGEVINDFAFAMLVGCISGTYSTVYIASAIIVLYNRYFGKKRMATVKAKAAKV; from the coding sequence ATGGAAATATTTCACGATACCAAAATTGATTTCTTAAAGTACAGAACGCCTGCGATGCTGGTCTCACTGGTAATCATACTTGCCGGCGTTTTTATGATCTGGAAAAACGGCATTCGCTATGGTGTCGATTTCAGCGGGGGAACCGCTATCCATCTTAAATTTCGCACCGTGGTGCCGCTTGATAGTATTCGGAATACGCTGAAGGGAAATGGCTTTCCAGACAGCGGTGTTCAAGCGTTTAACGATCCGACGCAAGTGATGGTCCGGCTTCCGCAAACTCGCGTGACCGAGGAAGAGACGGAAGAATTGGCTGAGCGCGTTGCCACACTTCTTTCCGCGAATGCATTGAAAACTTTAGCTCCGCAAGGCAAAAGGGATCTGAATTCAGCGACTCCAAACGACATTAACGGCTACCTGCAGCTTAAGGATCCCTGGAAGGTCGGCGATCCTGCAAAATACAAAGGGGAAGTAACAAAGATCCGGCAGATGCGGGATGCGAACGCCGGTCTGTTGCCTTCGTTTGAACAAATGAGGGGGATCGACGCAAAAGTTCTGGCCTCGCTTAAAGAGAGCTTTTATGTAGGTGATCTTGCGATCCTCAGCAACGAGTATGTTGGACCTCAGGTGGGAGCCGAGCTGCGCGAACAGGCAAAACTCGCGATTGCCTGGTCCCTTGCCGGATTACTGATTTATGTATGGTTCCGCTTTGAATTTCTCTGGGGACTATCGGCGATTGCCTGTCTTGCTCACGATGTCCTGATCACGCTCGCATTTTTTGCTTTCAGTGGCCGCGAAATCTCATTGACTGTGGTCGCGGCCTTCCTCACGATTGTGGGTTTTTCATTGAATGACACGATCGTCATCTATGATCGCGTGCGCGATAATTTGAAAAGCATGCGAACCCAACCGCTTGAAAACGTGATCAATCTTTCGCTGAATCAGATGCTAAACCGCACGATTCTTACTAACGGAACGGTTACGATCGTGACGATTGTGCTGTTCCTGTTTGGCGGCGAAGTGATCAACGATTTCGCCTTTGCCATGCTTGTCGGTTGCATTTCCGGTACCTACTCAACCGTCTATATCGCAAGCGCGATCATCGTGCTTTACAACAGATATTTCGGCAAAAAGAGAATGGCGACCGTAAAGGCAAAAGCAGCAAAGGTCTAG
- the secD gene encoding protein translocase subunit SecD, translating into MKNVQWKLLMVLVLAVIAGYGIWPPKERIRLGLDLKGGIHLVAEVKIDEALAGYTDRFIEVLRKELQDKQIPFQNILRKTNTSFVVSGIAPDKQENLKKILENHGEWDLTLTGNEGLAALRQAVINAKAEEAVNLAIRIIRERVNRFGVAESVVQRQGLTGGRMIIQLPGVEDTERVKDLIKNTARLELRLVTAGPAPSAEALGPIPEGSEALTHSEVQQDGRSVTNYYAVQKQAIVSGEELQAANRTTDQYGRPAVNFTLTSSAGSKFGDFTEANRGKALAIVLDNKVQSAPTIQDKITTDGIITGQFTIEESNDLAVMLQSGALPAGIRFLEQRVVGPSLGLDSIRKGMLACAIGGGIIVLFMLLYYKFSGVNAVTALILNMLFLMALMSYFEATLTLPGIAGIVLSIGMAVDANVLIFERIKEDLRLGKTARSALQSGFAKAFWPIFDSNLTTIIAAVFLYWFGTGPVKGFAVTLIIGICCSMFTAIFVSRLLFDWLLSRRRKVESISI; encoded by the coding sequence ATGAAGAATGTTCAATGGAAATTGCTGATGGTGCTTGTGCTGGCGGTGATCGCCGGCTATGGGATCTGGCCCCCCAAAGAGCGGATTCGTCTGGGATTGGATTTGAAGGGCGGTATTCATCTGGTGGCCGAAGTCAAAATTGATGAAGCCCTGGCAGGTTACACCGATCGCTTCATAGAAGTTCTCAGGAAAGAGCTTCAGGACAAGCAGATTCCTTTTCAAAATATCCTGCGCAAAACAAATACTTCATTTGTGGTTAGCGGTATTGCTCCGGATAAGCAGGAGAACTTGAAGAAAATCCTGGAGAACCACGGAGAATGGGACCTGACGCTCACGGGGAATGAAGGTCTTGCCGCCTTACGTCAGGCAGTGATCAATGCAAAAGCCGAGGAAGCGGTGAACCTGGCCATTCGTATTATCCGTGAGCGCGTCAACCGTTTCGGCGTTGCGGAGTCGGTCGTGCAACGGCAGGGTCTCACTGGCGGACGCATGATTATTCAGTTGCCCGGAGTGGAGGATACGGAGCGCGTCAAGGACCTGATTAAGAATACGGCGCGCCTGGAACTGCGTCTTGTGACTGCCGGACCTGCTCCTTCCGCGGAGGCGTTAGGGCCTATCCCGGAGGGCAGTGAAGCGTTAACACATTCAGAAGTTCAGCAGGATGGTCGGTCCGTCACTAATTATTATGCCGTACAGAAGCAGGCAATCGTTTCGGGTGAGGAGTTGCAGGCAGCCAACCGTACGACGGATCAATACGGACGCCCTGCGGTGAACTTTACTCTTACATCAAGCGCCGGCAGCAAGTTTGGAGATTTTACCGAGGCAAACCGGGGTAAGGCGCTTGCCATCGTTCTGGACAACAAGGTGCAATCGGCCCCGACAATCCAAGACAAGATCACCACCGACGGAATCATCACCGGGCAATTCACGATTGAAGAATCAAATGATCTTGCAGTCATGCTTCAGTCCGGCGCATTGCCGGCCGGTATTCGGTTTTTGGAACAAAGAGTCGTTGGGCCTTCACTGGGACTCGATTCGATTCGAAAAGGGATGCTGGCGTGCGCGATAGGCGGCGGAATCATCGTTCTCTTCATGCTGCTCTACTACAAGTTTAGCGGTGTGAATGCAGTCACGGCTTTGATCCTCAACATGCTGTTCCTGATGGCGTTGATGAGCTATTTCGAAGCGACGCTGACACTTCCCGGTATCGCGGGCATTGTCCTTTCGATCGGTATGGCGGTGGATGCAAATGTCTTGATCTTTGAACGGATCAAAGAAGATTTACGCCTCGGAAAAACTGCGCGTTCCGCCTTGCAAAGCGGATTCGCAAAAGCTTTCTGGCCGATTTTTGATTCGAACTTGACCACAATCATTGCCGCAGTTTTTCTTTACTGGTTCGGGACCGGACCAGTAAAAGGGTTTGCTGTGACGTTGATCATCGGAATTTGTTGTTCGATGTTCACCGCTATTTTTGTTTCGCGACTTCTTTTTGATTGGCTGTTGAGCAGACGAAGAAAAGTCGAAAGCATCAGTATTTAG
- the yajC gene encoding preprotein translocase subunit YajC, protein MLFLAAEAPPAGGTALILTMLPWLVFIFFFYWLFVAAPMKKKQKAFAELMKGLKAGDKVLTTSGIYGVITGIQDKTLKIRIANNVVVEMDKSAITGLAPEEKEEKKAEK, encoded by the coding sequence ATGTTATTCCTAGCAGCTGAGGCGCCTCCAGCCGGGGGAACCGCTCTCATTTTAACAATGCTTCCCTGGCTCGTATTCATCTTCTTTTTTTATTGGCTGTTTGTTGCCGCGCCGATGAAGAAAAAGCAGAAAGCTTTTGCTGAGCTGATGAAAGGTTTGAAGGCAGGCGATAAGGTCCTGACGACTAGCGGAATATACGGTGTGATCACCGGCATTCAGGACAAGACACTGAAGATCCGGATTGCGAATAACGTCGTAGTGGAAATGGACAAATCTGCAATCACAGGTCTGGCGCCCGAAGAGAAAGAGGAGAAAAAAGCGGAAAAATAA
- the tgt gene encoding tRNA guanosine(34) transglycosylase Tgt yields the protein MVNLFKIERKAAGSRARLGKAVTPNGEFSTPAFMPVGTKAAVKGLITGQLLELRTTVVLANTYHLYLRPGSDLIRRLGGLHRFMNWRGPILTDSGGYQIFSLSDLRKVTQEGVRFKSHLDGTEHQFTPEISMAVQKDLGADLLMVLDDCPPYPVTEEQAKGSLEITHQWAERCRKAALNPGQALLGIVQGSTFGKLREESAKTLVQIGFDGYAVGGLSIGESRELKREMVEAALAHLPENSIHYLMGVGTPEEIVSAVSQGIDLFDCVLPTRNARNGYLFTSQGPVIIKQNRYREDPAPLDPDCECYVCRHYSRAYLRHLFMSGEINSAMLNTYHNVYFYLRLMERIRESIANDTFEELKQCYS from the coding sequence ATCGTGAATCTGTTTAAGATTGAAAGGAAAGCAGCGGGCAGTCGGGCCAGATTGGGAAAAGCAGTTACACCCAATGGGGAATTTTCCACTCCAGCTTTCATGCCGGTCGGCACAAAAGCCGCAGTGAAAGGCCTGATTACAGGCCAACTTCTGGAGCTAAGAACCACAGTAGTTCTGGCGAATACTTATCATTTATATTTGCGCCCCGGAAGCGATTTGATCCGCCGGCTCGGTGGTCTTCACCGTTTTATGAATTGGAGAGGTCCAATTCTAACGGACAGTGGAGGCTATCAGATTTTCAGTTTGAGCGATCTTCGAAAAGTAACACAAGAAGGGGTTCGCTTTAAGTCGCATCTGGATGGAACGGAGCATCAGTTTACTCCTGAAATCTCGATGGCTGTGCAAAAAGATTTGGGAGCAGACCTACTGATGGTGCTGGATGATTGCCCGCCCTATCCGGTGACCGAGGAGCAGGCAAAGGGTTCACTCGAGATTACGCATCAGTGGGCCGAACGATGCCGTAAAGCTGCATTGAATCCCGGTCAGGCGCTGCTTGGAATCGTACAGGGCAGCACGTTCGGGAAACTCCGTGAGGAGAGCGCGAAGACGCTCGTGCAAATCGGATTTGATGGTTATGCCGTGGGCGGACTAAGCATTGGAGAAAGTAGAGAGTTGAAAAGGGAAATGGTAGAAGCGGCTCTGGCACATTTGCCGGAGAATAGTATTCATTATTTAATGGGAGTGGGAACTCCCGAGGAAATTGTTTCCGCAGTTTCGCAAGGCATCGATCTTTTTGATTGCGTGCTCCCGACCCGGAACGCTAGAAACGGTTATCTTTTTACATCGCAGGGACCAGTGATCATTAAGCAAAACCGTTACCGTGAGGATCCGGCCCCGTTGGATCCGGATTGCGAATGCTATGTTTGCCGCCATTATTCGCGCGCGTACTTGCGTCATCTGTTTATGTCCGGCGAGATCAATTCGGCTATGCTGAATACATATCACAATGTGTATTTCTATCTGAGATTGATGGAAAGAATTAGAGAGAGTATCGCCAACGATACTTTTGAGGAGTTGAAACAATGTTATTCCTAG